The window AGTTGATTGGCGGCTAGTGCAAGTGCCTTTCTCCTTCAAAAGAAAAGAAGTACACcagagaaaaaaagagagagagggaAATGAGGAAACTCCACTTGGCAGTGAAACGGTTGCCAGTAGTCTTGTCGACGCTTTCTTGGCTTGACCCACGTTTGTCATTCGTGtttccctcttttttttttctctatcttttgtttttgctttattttccaTCTGCTTCCTTTTTTTTGTCCGTACTTCGAGAGTGAAttgaaactttttcttttcttttctttctctccctctctctcttcCCCTTTCCCTCACTCCAGGTATCGTGGTGTTACCTTCTTATTCATGACTAATGCtccttgcttttttttttttttcttttcgtcttcttttctctttctttttttttgtgtgtaccCCGAATAGACACATTTGTAcacgtttttttttatggatGGGGTAGAGGTATCCTTGCGCCCACGCAACGCACGGAAACCATTGTCACCAATCTTCTTTCCCCCTTTTTCCTTCCACTTCTCTCCTCTCCGTTCTCTTTCTATCACCTTTTTTTTCTCCCCTCCTTTTTGTATTCGCTTTTCCTTAACCGCTGCGAACGAAAGAGTACGCTTTTTGAATTCCCACTTGTCACGCTGAGCCTAACGACTGGAGGCCGTCGTGCCGAAATGGCAGGCGCCCTCTTCCCCGCCTCCGTAAAGTCTCTCTCTTCTTTGATTGGAAGgggtgtcttttttttttttttgtcgtcaTTGTCTTTTACCGGTCCGCGTTGCATTGCCGAGCCAAAAGAGGTTTGAAGTCAGTGACGGaagacctttttttttttttttttgcaacgaTGGATCGCTGTTGATTCTGTTGACAGAAACTGCACTCTCGCCAGGATATGTCACGTACACGTACAtgcactcactcactcactcactctcTCTCACCTATCTTTCTGACGTCTTGCGCTTTCCTTTCGCCGCACAATCTTTCCATCCCCCTCCCTCTCTTCGTCTTTTGTTGTAGTGGTTCTTCCCgtattatttgtttcttttttgtgtcCCAGTATCACtcaccgcacacacacacacacacacacacgcacacacacggcTCTAACGTTCTCTTTTTGCCGCTaagaattctttttttttttaagcctcCACCTCCTCTTTGGTCCTCGTTGCTTTCttagcaacagcagcagctacacacacacacacacacttaaacaCACAAAAAGAATCATACTTTGAAAAAAGAAGTAAACGATGCCGTGCGAAGGCTGCGGACTGAGTGAGGCCACGATGCAGTGCCCGACGTGCAAGAAGCTGAACCTGCCGCCCTCCTTCTTTTGCACGCAGACTTGCTTTAAGGAGCACTGGAGTGAGCACAAGCTTAAGCACACGCAGCCGCAGGGACTGGTTGCGAACATTCCCACCATGACCGCGGCCGAGGCGAAGAACTTTGACTTCCCCGGCACGCTGCGGCCGGGGAGGATCACCGCGCGGCGTGCGGTACCGGACCGTATCCCGAAACCCGACTACGCCCTCCGCAACGATGGGATCTCGCCTTCGGAGGAAAAGGACCGCGGCAACCACAAAGTCCCAGTTTTTAACCTCAAGCATCTTGACGACGACGAAACGGACGACGCTCTGCGCGCGAAAAGTGACATTCTGAAGATGAAGCACGTCTGCAAGCTCTGCCGCGAGGTGCTCGATATCGGGTGCCGGGCGGTGCGGCCGGGCGTGACCACGGATGAGATTGACCGCGTCGTGCACGAAGCCACCATCGAGCGCGAGATGTACCCCTCCCCGCTGAATTATTACAACTTCCCCAAGTCATTATGCACAAGCGTGAATGAGATTATCTGCCATGGCATTCCCGATAGCCGCGAGCTCGAGGAAGGCGACATCGTCAATCTCGACGTCTCGTCCTTCCTCGAGGACTTCCACGGAGACCTGAACGAGACCATCTTTGTCGGCAAACCCGACAAGGACTCTGTGCGTCTTGTGCACAC of the Bactrocera neohumeralis isolate Rockhampton unplaced genomic scaffold, APGP_CSIRO_Bneo_wtdbg2-racon-allhic-juicebox.fasta_v2 ctg7491, whole genome shotgun sequence genome contains:
- the LOC126767525 gene encoding methionine aminopeptidase 1-like encodes the protein MPCEGCGLSEATMQCPTCKKLNLPPSFFCTQTCFKEHWSEHKLKHTQPQGLVANIPTMTAAEAKNFDFPGTLRPGRITARRAVPDRIPKPDYALRNDGISPSEEKDRGNHKVPVFNLKHLDDDETDDALRAKSDILKMKHVCKLCREVLDIGCRAVRPGVTTDEIDRVVHEATIEREMYPSPLNYYNFPKSLCTSVNEIICHGIPDSRELEEGDIVNLDVSSFLEDFHGDLNETIFVGKPDKDSVRLVHTAYSCMMAGINGVKPDELYRRIGDLIEDRADKSNCSVVRSYTGHGLGHLFHTSPTVCHYRNNKSLGMIKTGHVFTVEPMINLGTWQDVTWPDKWTSSTKDGKRSAQFEHTLVCTENGYRLLTDWEDGVPFYQHQLESFEMTIPVVEEGENMLIKK